One Frankia alni ACN14a DNA window includes the following coding sequences:
- the mshB gene encoding N-acetyl-1-D-myo-inositol-2-amino-2-deoxy-alpha-D-glucopyranoside deacetylase, which yields MFVHAHPDDEVISTGIALASYAAAPDTSVTLVTCTLGEEGEVLVPELINLRADRGDQLGGYRIGELAGSCAALGITDQRFLGGPGRWRDSGMIGTPANDHPRSLWRADLAEATAELVRIVRDVRPHVLVSYDSNGGYGHPDHIRAHQVTARAFTDAADPAFAPGTGEPWQVAKRYETAMPRSRAVAGFELFHDSADRNNPFAGLKSVDDLAMTLVDDADITAEISAPEFFDAKIAAMRAHRTQMAVDGFFFALADGIGQRAWGVEHFVLAAGTRGPGDGPDGRERDLLAGVAF from the coding sequence ATGTTCGTCCACGCCCATCCCGACGACGAGGTGATCTCCACGGGGATCGCGCTCGCCTCCTACGCCGCCGCCCCGGACACCTCTGTGACCCTCGTGACCTGCACGTTGGGGGAGGAGGGCGAGGTGCTGGTGCCCGAGCTGATCAATCTGCGGGCGGACCGCGGCGATCAGCTCGGCGGCTACCGGATCGGCGAGCTCGCCGGGTCCTGCGCCGCGCTCGGCATCACCGACCAGCGCTTCCTCGGCGGTCCGGGCCGCTGGCGGGACAGCGGCATGATCGGCACCCCGGCGAACGACCATCCCCGCAGCCTGTGGCGGGCCGACCTGGCCGAGGCGACGGCCGAGCTGGTCCGGATCGTCCGCGACGTCCGACCGCACGTGCTGGTCAGCTACGACTCCAACGGCGGCTACGGGCATCCCGACCACATCCGGGCCCACCAGGTCACCGCGCGGGCCTTCACCGACGCCGCCGACCCGGCGTTCGCCCCGGGCACCGGCGAGCCCTGGCAGGTCGCCAAGCGGTACGAGACGGCGATGCCCCGCTCGCGTGCCGTGGCGGGCTTCGAGCTCTTCCACGACTCCGCCGACAGGAACAACCCCTTCGCCGGCCTGAAGTCCGTCGACGACCTGGCGATGACGCTCGTCGACGACGCCGACATCACCGCCGAGATCTCCGCGCCGGAGTTCTTCGACGCCAAGATCGCCGCGATGCGGGCGCACCGGACCCAGATGGCCGTCGACGGCTTCTTCTTCGCGCTCGCCGACGGCATCGGCCAGCGGGCGTGGGGCGTGGAGCACTTCGTGCTCGCCGCGGGCACGCGTGGCCCCGGCGACGGGCCCGACGGCCGTGAGCGGGACCTGCTCGCCGGGGTCGCCTTCTGA
- the typA gene encoding translational GTPase TypA: protein MSLRADLRNVAIIAHVDHGKTTLVDAMLRQSGAFGEHAELTDRVMDSMDLEREKGITILAKNTAVRHGDMTINIIDTPGHADFGGEVERGLSMVDGVLLLVDASEGPLPQTRFVLRKALAARLPVVLVINKVDRSDARIAEVVDETYELFLDLDADEEQIDFPIIYCNAKAGRASTTRPADGASPDSPDLKPLFDLLLETVPAPSFDPDAPLQALVTNLDASPYLGRLALCRVHNGTIKRGQQATLCRADGTQTRVKISEMLMTQALERVPAEEAGPGDIIAIAGIPDITIGETLADLDDPRPLPVITVDEPSISMTIGINTSPLAGRSGKKLTARLVKNRLDAELVGNVSIRVLPTERPDTWEVQGRGELQLAVLVELMRREEFELTVGKPQVVTRIVDGKVHEPVERLTIDAPEEFLGTLTQLLALRKGRVEQMVNHGTGWIRLEYLVPARGLIGFRTEFLTETRGTGLLHHVFDRYEPWFGELRTRATGSMVADRSGPATAYALFNLQERGTMFIGPTTEVYEGMIVGENSRADDMDVNPTKEKKLTNMRSSTGDELVRLTPHRVLTLEQALEFCREDECVEVTPGFVRLRKVALTAGEREKLRARRR, encoded by the coding sequence GTGTCCCTTCGTGCCGATCTTCGTAACGTGGCCATCATCGCCCACGTCGACCACGGCAAGACCACGCTCGTCGATGCCATGCTGCGCCAGTCCGGCGCCTTCGGCGAGCACGCTGAGCTGACCGACCGCGTGATGGACTCGATGGATCTCGAGCGCGAGAAGGGCATCACGATCCTCGCGAAGAACACCGCGGTCCGCCACGGCGACATGACGATCAACATCATCGACACCCCGGGCCACGCCGACTTCGGCGGCGAGGTCGAGCGCGGCCTGTCCATGGTCGACGGCGTGCTGCTGCTGGTCGACGCGAGCGAGGGCCCGCTGCCGCAGACCCGCTTCGTGCTGCGCAAGGCGCTCGCGGCCCGGCTGCCCGTGGTGCTCGTCATCAACAAGGTGGACCGGTCCGACGCCCGGATCGCCGAGGTCGTCGACGAGACCTACGAGCTCTTCCTCGACCTCGACGCGGACGAGGAGCAGATCGACTTCCCGATCATCTACTGCAACGCCAAGGCCGGCCGCGCCTCCACGACCCGCCCGGCCGACGGCGCGAGCCCGGACTCGCCCGACCTCAAGCCGCTGTTCGACCTGCTGCTGGAGACCGTCCCGGCGCCGTCGTTCGATCCGGACGCGCCGCTGCAGGCGCTGGTCACCAACCTCGACGCCTCCCCTTACCTCGGCCGTCTCGCGCTGTGCCGCGTGCACAACGGCACGATCAAGCGCGGCCAGCAGGCCACCCTGTGCCGCGCGGACGGCACCCAGACGCGCGTCAAGATCAGCGAGATGCTGATGACCCAGGCGCTGGAGCGGGTGCCGGCGGAGGAGGCCGGGCCGGGCGACATCATCGCCATCGCCGGCATCCCCGACATCACCATCGGCGAGACCCTCGCCGACCTCGACGATCCCCGTCCGCTGCCGGTGATCACCGTCGACGAGCCGTCGATCAGCATGACGATCGGCATCAACACCTCGCCGCTGGCGGGCAGGTCCGGCAAGAAGCTCACCGCCCGGCTGGTGAAGAACCGGCTCGACGCCGAGCTCGTCGGCAACGTGTCCATCCGCGTGCTGCCGACCGAGCGGCCCGACACGTGGGAGGTGCAGGGCCGCGGCGAGCTGCAGCTCGCCGTCCTCGTCGAGCTGATGCGCCGCGAGGAGTTCGAGCTCACCGTCGGCAAGCCGCAGGTGGTCACCAGGATCGTCGACGGCAAGGTGCACGAGCCGGTGGAGCGCCTCACCATCGACGCGCCCGAGGAGTTCCTCGGCACGCTCACCCAGCTCCTCGCGCTGCGCAAGGGCCGGGTCGAGCAGATGGTCAACCACGGCACCGGCTGGATCCGGCTGGAGTACCTGGTTCCCGCCCGCGGGCTGATCGGGTTCCGGACCGAGTTCCTCACCGAGACCCGCGGCACCGGCCTGCTGCACCACGTGTTCGACCGGTACGAGCCCTGGTTCGGCGAGCTGCGGACCCGGGCCACCGGCTCGATGGTCGCCGACCGCAGCGGCCCGGCCACCGCCTACGCGCTGTTCAACCTCCAGGAGCGCGGCACGATGTTCATCGGGCCGACGACGGAGGTCTACGAGGGCATGATCGTCGGTGAGAACTCCCGGGCGGACGACATGGACGTCAACCCGACCAAGGAGAAGAAGCTCACGAACATGCGCTCGTCCACCGGCGACGAGCTGGTCCGGCTGACCCCGCACCGGGTGCTCACCCTGGAGCAGGCGCTGGAGTTCTGCCGCGAGGACGAGTGCGTCGAGGTGACGCCGGGCTTCGTCCGGCTCCGCAAGGTGGCGCTCACCGCCGGGGAGCGGGAGAAGCTGCGCGCCCGTCGCCGCTGA
- a CDS encoding (deoxy)nucleoside triphosphate pyrophosphohydrolase yields the protein MNADAGGPRAGAPTPPGRDAVSREHVDADVPAAGTAGPPAVRGRLVVAVALLDDERRVLAARRREPPAYAGMWEFPGGKVEPGEDELAALVRECREELDVEIEIGPPLGEVGLASPGWILRVWFGRVTGRSPRLLDHDELRWLAAGELDDVRWMPADGPLVEKLRDALTGPDPIRWPHRPGRSGA from the coding sequence ATGAATGCGGATGCGGGCGGCCCGCGTGCCGGCGCTCCTACCCCGCCAGGACGGGACGCAGTCTCCCGGGAGCACGTCGACGCCGATGTGCCGGCGGCCGGGACTGCGGGGCCGCCTGCGGTGCGGGGCCGGTTGGTTGTCGCGGTCGCGCTCCTGGACGACGAGCGCCGGGTGCTGGCCGCCCGGCGCCGGGAGCCGCCGGCCTACGCCGGGATGTGGGAGTTCCCCGGTGGCAAGGTCGAGCCGGGCGAGGACGAGCTTGCCGCGCTCGTGCGGGAGTGTCGGGAGGAGCTCGACGTCGAGATCGAGATCGGGCCGCCGCTGGGCGAGGTGGGCCTGGCGAGCCCGGGGTGGATCCTGCGGGTCTGGTTTGGGCGGGTGACCGGGCGCAGCCCCCGCCTGCTCGATCACGACGAGCTGCGCTGGCTGGCCGCCGGTGAGCTCGACGACGTCCGCTGGATGCCGGCGGACGGCCCGCTCGTCGAGAAGCTTCGTGACGCGCTGACCGGCCCGGACCCGATCCGCTGGCCCCATCGGCCCGGACGCTCCGGAGCCTGA